aatattaacttactaaattaaaaataaaataagatattgattcaacattttaacattctaaatgaaaaaaatactgaTTGAACGCGTTATTcgtgttttaaatgataaaataataagatattttgtttacaaaataaaataaaaaaataaaagttgaaattataatttcgagctaaaaaatagtataattgataattataaattgaaattctaattccaatttaattgttaattttaattgCTCTACCAaatttaagaattgaaattaaacTCAACTTTAATTTCATGATTACCGAATACAAAGATTTTCCTATAAAGATGTTTCAAAATccaaacatataaattattctaaatttaactCACTAAGGGCAATGGTAAGAGTCGGTTTAAGAAACTAAAATGTCAcgagtttaattttatttaaaaatattttgagtaaaACGAGATATGACTGTGAAATGTCAAATTAGTtctcattaattcaaaataaaataaaatcatgaacTCATTTTGTATTGATGAGGCAAGACAATAACAATACACCAGAAACTTTTATTTTGAGACAATATTCCAACCTAAAAAATGttcaatttgttaaaaaaatattttaactcaattattaataattcttaatattttataaatttaaattgaaaggGGAAGAATAGTAACTTATCCTATAACTACAACTTTCacttatttatcaaaaaataataataaataaaaaataaaaaaattaactcattCTAAAATGTAATCCTTCTAAAAcctacaaatttattttaaaattaaaaaaaaatattttcaaaatattcatttttatactaattttttaaatattttcaatacaattaatatatatgtatcaaccttacaaattaaatttaaatatttttttcattaatttaaaaaaaaattatgataaaattaattatagataaataatttatacacataaaaaacaaattaaacatcactaaataaattaattaatttcgcAGTAGCTTtgtaacaaattattattttgttatttttagttttttttttataatattgttcgttattataaatttatgatatataaaaaatattaataaaaatatatatagaataaaaacaaataaattaaacatatatataccaaattaaaattagtttgagTGAACCGTGTAAACATATTTGCGTTCTACCATTGATGAAAACTTACCTTATTTTGGGTGTGTGATTTGTGGGTTCTTGAGAATGTGATTTGGGCTTGGGTTTGAGAAATTATTAgacttttagatatttttataaatctctGACTCTCTATTAATCTCTTAACTCTTAAGATAAcaaattgtattttataaatttaattttatcaaatatttaattataaaacgaTACATAATTGTGGAATGTCAAGTTAGTTctctctaatttaaaaataaaataaaataatgaagtcACCTTGTATTGATGTGGTAAGACAATAACAATACACAAGAAACTTTCATTTTGAGACAATATTCCAACCTAAAATTTGttcaatttgttaaaaaatcttttaactcaattattaataattcttaatattttataaatttaaattgagagGGGAAGAATAGTATAACTATCACATTcgcttatttataaaaaaatatatatatatatatatatatatatatatatatatatatatataattaactcaTTCTAAAATGTAATCCTTCTAAAAcctacaaatttattttaaaaataaaaaaaatattttcagaatattcatttttatactaattttttttaacattttcaatacaaatatatatttatcaactttacaaattaaatttaaataattttttcattcatttaaaataaaaattataataaaattaattataaataaataatttatacacataaaaaacaaattaaacatcactaaataaattaattaatttcgtAGCAGCcttgtaataaattattattttgtattgtaataaaattatttttgttatttttagttatttttataatattgttcattattataaatttatgatatataaaaaatattaaaaataatatatatagaataaaaacaaataaattaaacatatatatacaaaattaaaattagtttggATGAACAATGTAAACACATATTTGTGTTATACAATTGATGAAAATCTTGCCTTATTTTGGGTTTGTGATTTGTCGGTTGAAAGGAAAAACTCATTTTGAGAATGTGATTTGGGCTTGGGTTGGAGAAAGTATTAgacttttagatatttttataaatctctGATTCTCTATTAATCTCTTAACTCTTAAGATAACAAATTGtattttatagatttaattttatcaagtatttaattataaactaaGATACacaataatttcataaaaaaaaatgttattttatttgaagaaactaaatattcaattataatttaaactttttaaatctAATAATCCATCATCATTTAGAATAGGGCTGAAccaatctaatatatattatttttatttttatgtaaggTGATTACTTTCTTAGTTTCCTATTTTCTTTAATCTAATATTTCTCTATCAAACTAAATATTCACTTTAGTTTTTccccaaatattttttcaaacctaacttaatataatattatatttttactaacaaaaatgattttgtaaatgcaaagaaaaacataaatagattgaaatgaattaattaataaaaaaatgaataaaattagcGAAAAATCTTAggggatgaagaagaagaattagggTTCTTGAAGGTAGCATGATCAGAGATCAATTGCTTTCTAAACATGGCTATGAATGATTCCACTCTCTCCTTCAGTTCTTCATCAGACAACccttttatttcttcttcttcttcttctccttctccttcttctacaattattttctctttcttctccatcttcttcatcttcatcttaatcttattattattctgCGTTATTATTACATTCTCCCTCCGCCGCCGCTGTTCTATCTCCTCCTCATCAACTACTTCTTTgctctcctcctcctcctcctcggACGTCGTTGTCGTCGTCGTCTTCGTTGATGAGAATAGAACCGCCAATAACAAGAGATTTAGGGTAAGAAAGACATACACGCGCCACTGATCGATGGCGGCGCGTTGTATACACGCGGCCAAGACGGCCAATCCTGCTGTCAAGAACACAGCTTCAAGTTGTTGAGGgttctcttctttcttcttcttctgctccATTAATAATGATGATGCCATGTGTGTGTGATCAATGGAACTCTCTCTACTTACTAGGGTGGGTTCgaccatctatatatatatataggaccTTGTTTGATATGAGGGTTTAAGAgaacaaaaatatatcttaaaatttaaataattggatttttgggtttttgttacaaataaataaataataatacccTCAATTTTAAtcattcagaaaaaaaaattataaaaatggttTTTAGATCAAAGATTAAGAAATGTcattctaacttttttttatgtttaaacaaaataaaaaaaaattcaagatttaaaGGGTGTACCGAACTTAACCGGGTAAAATTTGTAagtttatttgttattaaatcttaatatatttcattctGTTTTATTATACTAAGATAATGTATTAGTCTAATAAATTTagcttgtttaaaaaaataagagttgaaaattaaattaaaagcaAACAAGGTATTAGAAGATTAGATGGAGCAGGCTTTGCAGGGTTTGTAGGAGACAAAGACGACACTATGGCGTGCAATCTCTACACCAGCTTATCATTGCAACCAACATAGGGAGTTTAGGCTTCGTTTGATTAAAGTTCTACCAATTACAAATTatttcgatttttttaaaaatatattaaatctttttaattcattcaacaaaatactaaaatagaatttatattataattatataaaaaatattcaacctatcctcaaaatcaatatttttaaataatcttggtTATAAACTTCAATctcatcccctcttctagcatagcggcaacaagaggtgAATATCTCCCGACCTCCATGAGGTCTTGGGTT
This is a stretch of genomic DNA from Impatiens glandulifera chromosome 4, dImpGla2.1, whole genome shotgun sequence. It encodes these proteins:
- the LOC124934722 gene encoding uncharacterized protein LOC124934722, with product MASSLLMEQKKKKEENPQQLEAVFLTAGLAVLAACIQRAAIDQWRVYVFLTLNLLLLAVLFSSTKTTTTTTSEEEEEESKEVVDEEEIEQRRRRENVIITQNNNKIKMKMKKMEKKEKIIVEEGEGEEEEEEIKGLSDEELKERVESFIAMFRKQLISDHATFKNPNSSSSSPKIFR